One Argentina anserina chromosome 6, drPotAnse1.1, whole genome shotgun sequence genomic window, TTCTTCAGTGTAATCTTATATATGGCTTCTGTTTTCAGGTTGCAAAAGGTGTTTTGAGCTGTGCAACCCAGGAAGTAAAGGATCTTTTCCAACTCCTGGAGCATGAATTTCTACCCCTTGACCTTGCTGTAAAGGTACAACCTCTGTTGGTTAGAATTGCAAAATTTGGGGGCAAGCTGGCTACAGCTTCTTCTGTGCCTGAAGTGCAACTGTCTCAATATGTTCCCGCCCTTGAAAAACTTGGTACTTTGAGGTTGCTCCAGCAGGTGggttaaattttgtacttgTCTGATTCAGAaatgtatctttttattgccTAATGGGTTTTaatatcttttttctacataatGCAGGTTTCTCGGGTGTATCAATCAATGAAGATTGAACATCTTTCTAAGATGATCCCATTTTACGACTTCTCTGTGGTAGAGAAGATATATGTGGATGCTGTTAAGCATAACTTTATAGCTATGAAAGTTGACCATATGAAGGGTGTTATGATGTTCGGTAACTTGGTAAGTTGATACTATTGTTTCATTTTCTGTCATGTTATGATTTCGTTGGTGATTTGAAACTAGAACTTCATCGAGTATGATTGTACGGCAAGGGTTCattaatttttcaatttttttattttttatttcttattactCTCTAATTATCTAGTTCTCAAATGCTCAGTAAAAGTTTCACAATCACCTTTgcagtttctctccttatgcTTCTCTGCCTAAAACTCTATTATTTTCCATTCCGATGTAATTTTGGTTTCTTTCGTCTTACTGTTTCAGCGTCTGGAGTCTGACGGGTTTCGTGATCACTTGACTAATTTTGCCGAGTCTTTGAACAAGACAAGGGCAATGGTctacccacttccaaagaaaGCATCCAGACTAGGTGATATTCTGCCTTCTTTAGCTGAGACTGTTGAAAAGGAACATAGAAGGCTTCTTGCTAGGAAATCAATCAttgagaaaaggaaagaagaacaagaacgtCAACTACTGGAAATGGTATGCCTGTACTCCCAACTTGAGTGGATGACTTCTAAATTTAGTTTACAATATAATGGGAAATTGATTCCACATTGAATTTTCATCTATAAGGAACGTGAGGAAGAGTCGAGGAGGCTCAAGCAACAGAAAATAACTGAAGAGGCAGAGTTAAAAAGACTTGCCGCTGAGTCTGAACTAAGGAAGAAACAAAGGCTCCTGAAGGAAATAGAGGAAAAAGAACTTATAGAAGCGGAGAAAATTCTTAATGACGTAAACAGAAATAAGAAGAAGGGAAAAAAGCCACTTTTGGATGGGGTGAGTGGAAAATATTCTCTCTTTTATTTATGTTTAGACGGATGTGGCAGTTTATTGATAAGATGATATATATCTATTTACAGGAAAAGGTAACCAAGCAAACTTTATTGGACATGGCCGTGCACGAACAGATCAAGGAGAGAGAAGAACGGGAGAAGAAATTAATGAAACTTTCCAAAACAATGGATCATTTGGAAAGAGCTAAGAGGGAAGAGTCTGCTCCTCTGATTGAAGCTGCATATCAACAACGTCTAGTGGAAGAAAAAATGCTTCATGAACGTGAGCAACAGGTATTGATATCTAtaaaatttagtttctaaTTTCTTGCTAAATTTTATAATAAGAGCATTAGGTTCTTAGCTTTTGAATCTtcaataatattatttatcaTCATTTTTTGTGCCTGAAAAACAGCTGGAAATTGAGCTGAGTCAACAGCGTCATGAAGGAGATGTCAAGGAGAAGAATAGGCTAGTGCGCATGTTGGACAACAAGGTGAGTCTTTAGTTTTGGTTGAAGTATTAATGTATGATTTCTACTGCAGAAAAAGTTGCACTCATATCTAATCTTGTGACACAATGAtaatttgtttctttataTTACACCATGCTTATTTACATCATCTGGTGCCTATGGAGAGAGAAGTATATGCATGTACAAGATATTTTACGTGTTCCCTCAGATTTTTAAAGTGTTGCTATTACAGATATTTAGTTCATTTTACTTCTCCTGATTACTTTTGTGGTCAAAAGttgatattcttttttttttggctggCAGACTATCTTCCAGCAAAGGGTTATGCAGCGAAGGCAGGCAGAATCTGAACGGCGGAGgcaagagagagaagaacaaATCAGTCGTATGATTCAGGCAAGGAAACTTGAGAGGGAGgtaatgagaaagaaaatattcttTGTGAGGTCTGAGGAGGAAAGGATAAGGAAGCagcaagaagaagaggaagcccGCAAACGTGAAGGtatgatttttttagaatTACCATTACACTTTTGTTATGTCAATGTAAACTTGATTGAATGAAAAAGTATGTTacatatgtataatatattatgtTTCCAACATTGTTACATTACTAGCCATTATTTTGGCTTTTAAATATATTAGGTGTATAAGATATTTCCCTTTTGAACATGCAGAAGCGGAACGAAGGAGGAGAGAAGAAGCTGAGCGCAAGGCAAAATTGGATGAGATTGCTGAAAAGCAGAGGCTAAGGGAGAGGGAATTGGAGGAAAAAGCCGAAAGGCAGAAGAGAGAAATGCTTGCTAGGCCATCCATTGAGCCTCGTCCAGTTGAGCCTGTAGTTCCTGCTCCGGCTGCTCCTATTGCTGTCACCACTGCTCCACCAAGTGCTGGAAGGTATGTTCCTAGGCATCGGCGACAAGAAGGTGCCCCTGCTGCTGCAGAACCTGCTCCTAGGGGAACCAGGCCCGATGATCGCCCAGCCCTATCAAATGATAGGTGGCGTAGCGATCACAGTGATGAGCGAAGACCATCGTCCTTTGGTGCTGGTTCAAAATCGACTTGGTCCTCATCCAGACCACGCTGATTGAACCTCTGATCATGTAGGTGGTTGGTTGCATGCCTGAGTCTAGGGAAATTTTGATTTGGTTAAACCTTGGGAATGTTCTGGGTGCACTAAAGAAGAAGTCACAAGTCATTATTTTCAAGTATTGAAAGACCTAGTAGAGCTGTTACAGTGCTTTTATTTCGATTGTCTTGTCATCATCGAATGCTGATTGTAACTTGAGATTTCAGACTTGAAGTTGGCTTTATTCCTTCCCAtattcttcattcttttcatttctccatGCATGCTTACATCAATGGGATTCTACTGTTTTCTGAATCTCTTGCAGCCTTGGAGGCTTGGATGATAtgcatttttgtcattggttttgttttctatttgaGAACAAAGTCAGTCTTCCTTTGAACTATCGGTCAAATCTTGTCTGATCAATTATTCTTCAATGGCCAATGACCAAAGTAAATTATACAATTTTATGAGCAACTGTTGTACACTTCTCATTTGCCCCTTCGAAACAAGTACGGACTTTTATatcgaaaaaacaaaaaccaatatGGACTTAAGAGGGGGTATGGACACAAGTATTTTTCCCCTTTTAATACAcactaaacacatcaaaaaaaaaactcatttgaGTTTTCTTGGATAAAATTGATCCAAAAATAGATTTAAAAGctttaaaatataaaagagACGGCGAAAACTAATAGCAAATTGGTTCCAAACTCCTAAACCCTCCTAAACCCTACACCCCCCGTCGATTTGAGAGTTTCA contains:
- the LOC126797646 gene encoding eukaryotic translation initiation factor 3 subunit A — encoded protein: MANFAKPENALKRAEELINVGQKQDALQSLHDLITSKRYRAWQKPLEKIMFKYVELCVDLRKGRFAKDGLIQYRIICQQVNVSSLEEVIKHFMHLSTEKAEQARTQAQALEEALDVDDLEADKRPEDLMLSYVSGEKGRDRSDREVVTPWFKFLWETYRTVLEILRNNSKLEALYAMTAHRAFQFCKQYKRTTEFRRLCEIIRNHLANLNKYRDQRDRPDLTAPESLQLYLDTRFEQLKIATELELWQEAFRSVEDIHGLMCMVKKTPKPSLMVVYYAKLTEIFWISASHLNHAYAWFKLFSLQKSFNKNLSQKDLQLIASSVVLAALSVPPYDQTRAASHLELENEKERNLRMANLIGFNLDPKADRGDVLSRSALLSELVAKGVLSCATQEVKDLFQLLEHEFLPLDLAVKVQPLLVRIAKFGGKLATASSVPEVQLSQYVPALEKLGTLRLLQQVSRVYQSMKIEHLSKMIPFYDFSVVEKIYVDAVKHNFIAMKVDHMKGVMMFGNLRLESDGFRDHLTNFAESLNKTRAMVYPLPKKASRLGDILPSLAETVEKEHRRLLARKSIIEKRKEEQERQLLEMEREEESRRLKQQKITEEAELKRLAAESELRKKQRLLKEIEEKELIEAEKILNDVNRNKKKGKKPLLDGEKVTKQTLLDMAVHEQIKEREEREKKLMKLSKTMDHLERAKREESAPLIEAAYQQRLVEEKMLHEREQQLEIELSQQRHEGDVKEKNRLVRMLDNKTIFQQRVMQRRQAESERRRQEREEQISRMIQARKLEREVMRKKIFFVRSEEERIRKQQEEEEARKREEAERRRREEAERKAKLDEIAEKQRLRERELEEKAERQKREMLARPSIEPRPVEPVVPAPAAPIAVTTAPPSAGRYVPRHRRQEGAPAAAEPAPRGTRPDDRPALSNDRWRSDHSDERRPSSFGAGSKSTWSSSRPR